The sequence ccactgcactccagcccgggcgacagagcgagactccgtctcaaaaaaaaaaaaaaaaaaaNNNNNNNNNNNNNNNNNNNNNNNNNNNNNNNNNNNNNNNNNNNNNNNNNNNNNNNNNNNNNNNNNNNNNNNNNNNNNNNNNNNNNNNNNNNNNNNNNNNNaaaaaaaaaaaaaaaaaaaaaaaaaaaagtttcctaagGCCCCTTTCTGCATACTGCAAACATTCTGGACTCCTTAAAATTGATGTGGGCTGGATGATGTGGGCTGGAAGTTGCTGGTCAGGAAGTGGAGCTACCAAGTGTGCCTCCTTCACTGGGGCCCTTCCGGCCCAGTGGGCCCCTTTCCCTGTCCGCTGTGGGGCAAGCTCAGAGGCACtgctgggggcgggggggcagTGAGATTTTTGTCTTTCCTCAAAGGGGCCTGGGATCTGCTTCGCTCAAGGCTAGCACAGAGCACTCACAGTGAGATTGGCTCTTGCGGAAGAGGCAGTCAGTCCATCCTTCCCTCGGGAATCTGAGCCAGAAAGAGGCCAGTGCACACCAGCCTGTGTGACCCGAGGAGAAAGGGGAGGGCGTTCCCTGCAAGGCTAGCGTCCTGTTCTTCCCTTGTTGACCTTTCCCACCCTGGGGACGGGACCAGCAGGATTTCCTGAGGGGTCAGTGTGTGTCCCCTTAGGTGCATCCAAGGCCGTCAGCTCTCCCTGTGTAAGTCTGGGTGTCCGTACATGCGACCCGTTTGGATATTGCCATGTCAGGATATGACAGTGTCCTGTGCTAGGTGAGGGCAATGCCTGACTGTATTTTAGCATCTGGGTGATTAGACATCAGGGTACCTGGGGACAATGTGTCTGGATTTTAGCATCCATGTGTCCGGGCTGTGGCATGTCTCAGTGTCAGGGTGCTGGTGAGGGATGGCTGTTTTCTGTGAGCATCAGCATGCCAGGGTGTTGTGTAACACACTGCGTTTGTGTGCGCCAGGGATGTGCCGTGTCCCATGTGTTTCTGCATGTTAGGAGGTCGTTGTGTGTCTGCATGCTAGcatttgtgtatttgtgtaaTGACGTCTTTGTATGGGGGCATGCTGTTATATAcgtttgtgtctgtgtgtctggcTAACTCCATGCGCGTGTTTGTGTTTGTTGGTGTTTGCTGGTGTCAGTGTCATTGCGTCTCTGTGTATGAGTGTCTGTGTGGTGGCCtctgagttcttttcttttcttttttctttttttgagatagtgtctcgctctgtcgcccaggctggagtgcagcggcatgatctcagctcactgcaagctccgcctcccaagttcacgccattctcctgcctcagcctcccgagtagctgggactataggcgcccaccaccacgcccggctaattttttgtatttttagtagagacagggtttcaccctgttagccaggatggtctcgatctcctgacctcatgatccgcctgcctcggcctcccaaagtgctgggattacaggtgtgagctaccgcgcctggccaacctCTGAGGTCTTATGTGTCtgattgctgtgtgtgtgtgtgtcagggtgtGTGCTGTGatctgtgtgtgtttgagacagggtcttgctttgttgcccaggctggagtacagttgtgtgGTCAGAGCTCACtgtgccttgaactcctgaactcaaggaatcctcctgcctcagcctaccaagtagctgggactacaggtatgcgccaccatggctggctagtttccaaagttttttgtagagatggggtcttgctatgctgcacaggctggtcttgaactcctggcctccagcgacactcctgccttggtctcccacagtgctggtgttgcaggcatgggccaccgcgcctaGGCCAGGTGTTCCTGTGTTATCCCTGAACGTGTGAATGGGATCTTATTGGGAAAAGGGtgtttgcagatgtgattaaagatCTTGCAATGAGGAGATTATCCTGTATTACCCAGGTGGCCCCAAATCCAAgcatccttataagagggagacagaggtagatttgagagacagaagaggaggtgATCTGATTACAGAGGTGGAGACGGGTAATGCCCATGAGCCCGAGTTCCACCGGCAGCCACTGGAAGCTGGAGAGGCGAGGAGTCTCCCCAGGAGGCCCCGGGAGAGCTGGAGTTTGGACtgcggcctccagaactgtgagagaatgagTGTCTGCTGTTCTCAGCACCCCTCAGTGGTCCTCCGTCACGGCAGCCGCAGGACCCTCCCGAGCTGTGTGGGCCATCCCTTCCAGCGTGCCGGGCGTTGTGTCCGGCACTGGGGGCTGCCCGCAGGCGTGGCTTGAGCCCTGTTTCCAGCCTCTACGCTGGGGTTGCCCGGACGCCCCTCCGGGGCGTGACGCCACTGCCCCCTGGTGGCCGCGGCTGCCCGGACGCCCTCTCGCAGACGCAGCATGGCCAGCACTTGGGAACCAGCtttatttctgattattattatttttttgtcagAGTATAAAAAAGTGAGCGCAAAACAAGGAAGACGAGACAGGCGTGCGTGGGCCAGGGcaagacagaggaggagagaggggagcAGAGGCGGAAGGGCATCTTGGGCGAGGGCTGATGGTGGAAGGCAGGCAGAATACTTGGGCAGCCACACAGGGGCAGGGATGAGGGTCTCCCCTTGGTGGGGGCTTACAGGAGGGGAGCGGCCAGGCCAGTTGTCCAAATTCTACCTGGGACCCGCAGTGACCAGCCTTGAGTCTGGAGGCTCAAAGCACACAGAGGGGACTGGGGGCTCAGCCTCATCTGTCCCTGAGATTTTCAGAAGCCCCGAGGGGATCGGGAGCTGGCAGAGGCACAAGAGGGCGGGGTTGGCCAGGGCTTCCCTCACGGTCCTTCCGCCAGGCAGCACCAGCCCCGAACCACCCAGAGAGGGGTTGCTCGGGCCTCTGGGCGGGTGTAGGGGGAGCGGCCCTGGGGAGGCCTCTCCCCTGAATCCTCACAGGCCTTCTTGGGAAAGTGGCAATGGGAAGGCCCACGCACAAGGCCCTTGTTCTTAAGGGCGGGAGTGGGGACGACGGTAAAAGCAAGATTTTCCCAAAGATAGGGCAGGGAGCACTGCTGAGCCTGGGCCCCGGGCACAGAGCCACCTGGACAGGGCTGAGGTCCTTGTTGTGCCACATTTTGTCTCTGGTGCTTGGTCAGTCTGGGCCTTTCTCAGCTTTCTTCTCATGAATAGGGAGGGTGTGGTGAGGATATATAAATAATGATGAAAGTGCCTGACATGGTGCCGCTGGGCAGGTGCTATGGCCACTACTCTAGATGATGGGTAGTCTGCTGGGCTCTGGCAGGGGCATGGGCACAAGCCACAGGGAGCCAAGGCAACTTATGGCACCTGTGTGGGCCAACCTGGAGGTGCTGGGGAACTGCCTAGAACTGGGCTGAGTGGGTGGACAGACAGGTGACTCAGCAGGCGATGGGGGATGGACATCATGTGGAGATAAACAGACTCCCTGGGAGTCTGGGGGGACATCCAAACTGGCTCTGGCTGCAGGCAGCTGCCCCACATGCTGCCAGCAGCACCAGGGGAGGGCTTGGGCTCAGGTCCCAGGAGGTGGGGCCACACTCAAGCAGCCCCTACCCACCCAGCCCCAGGGCATGACCTGGAATGTCCAACCAGAGGCGCCGGGAGGTGGTGATCCTGGTCCTCTCTGTCCGTTGGGCCAGCCTGGCCACCCCGGCATCCTGCAGGGTCCAAGAGGGGCTGCGgggccagctctgcctcctccctcGCCGTGGACTCCCGTCACAGTGCTGGGGTCTGGGTTCAAGCCTCAGCAGCAGCTAGGACATTTTCCCAAAGGAAGCTGTGGGGTGTAAGAGGGTGAGGATGGGGGGGGTCTTCGGCATCATCTGCATTAGGGCCCTAATTGGGGCCCACAGCCACCCTCCTGAGGTCGTCCCAACCCGCACTCAGAGGGGCTTCTCCATCAGCCCCCAGGCCTTTCTGGCACCTCACACTGACCTTGGCTGAGCAGCTGCAGGCTCCGCCCCTCCTCACGCACCTGCAGGCGGAGCACCTGCTGCAGCACCTCCTGTCTCTGGGCCTCCTGGGCCAGCCCCATCCGCTGCAGCTTCTCTGCATTCAGCCGCAGCAGTGCCCGGcctggggagagggaagaggggctgAGCTGAGGCCAACAGAGGCAGCAAGAGCCAAGGCAAggctggtgctgtggctcacgcctgtaatcccagcactttggtaggccaaatCAAGGATCTGCCctcaaggagggcagatcacttgaggtcagaagttcaagaccagcctggacaacatggtgaaaccccgtttctactaaaaatataaaaattagctgggcttggtggcgggcgcctgtaatcccagctactcgggaggctgaggcaggaggatcacttgaacctgggaggcagaggttgcagtcagccgagatcgtgccattgcacttcagcctgggcaacagagcgagactccttctcagaaacaaacaaacaacaaactgaGTGAAGGCACAGGCAGGGactaaaagagaaagagggaggagagagagaggaagcagggtACAGAGAGACTCAGAGGGAGAAAGAATCAGCGAAACAGATAAAGTAACttggagagaggcagagggaaaggATGAAGAGCAAAAGGCAGGGACGGAACAGAGAAAAGCCAGATGAAGACAGCACAGAGAGATGggaagagacacagaaagaaaggcaaagagaTAAAAAAGACAGATTCTGCAGAGACGAAGACCAGAGGGAAGGTGGATTCACTGAAGAAACTAGACAGATGAAAACAATAGCAAGAGAAAGGCAGGCTGAGTGTAGGGAGGAGATCCTCTGAGGCAGGTAGCCCCATTCCCACAGCACCCTCAGCCCATCCCTCAGCCCCGCTGTACCGGTGATGGCATGCTGGGAGAAGGCCTCCACGTAGACGAGGTAGTTGTGGGGACAGTGCTTCTTGAGCCACTTGCAGACGTCCTGCTGACTCCACAGGACCACGGGCCGGGTCAGGCCGCCCAGCGAGGGGCTTGTGTGGTACATGCCATAGTGATCAGAGTACAGCCGGCCCTGCAGGGGAGGGGCGTGGCAGGCAAAATGAGAGTGGTGGAGAGGGAGGGCAGGGATGGAGGTGGGTGGAGTGGGTGGGTACCTGGGGGGTCTCTGTGCCGGGCTGCTGCAGGAGCTTGATTGGCCTGCTGCTGGCCGCCCTCTGGCTGCGGGAGTCATGCCATGTGAGGCTGGTGCCAGGTGTCCCAGGCAAGTGGCAGGGGATGCTCTCAGCTGACACCGTGTGCTCCAGGAGGGTCTGGCAGAAGCTGAAGTGGGCAGTGGCTGTGTGTGTGGGTGCCTGGTCAGGGCAGTCAAGGGCAGAACCAGAGGCTTCCTCTACTTGAGAGCTAGCTCCCTGCCCCATCTCCTCTACACTAGCGTGGGAAATCACTTCACCAGTGAGGGGTTCCCAAGCCTCCAAAGGCAGAAGGAAGTGTGCAGGACCCGTTTTGAGGACCTCACCCAGCACAAAAAGAGACGAACTGAAAACTTTCCTCTTGCAAGTCTACAGCCCTCACTCTGGGGAGCAGGATGGATTCTGCTTAGATCAGAGGATGTGCCCACAAGGGAAGGGAACCTAAGATATAGCAGGAGGAGCTGTCCTGGGACAGCCCTGACCTCACCCTTGCCTTGGGCTGGCCCACAAGCCTTGCACACACCAGACCAGGAAGTGCACACACAGCCTGCTTTGAGGAAAGGCAGGTCCCGAGTC comes from Piliocolobus tephrosceles isolate RC106 unplaced genomic scaffold, ASM277652v3 unscaffolded_21483, whole genome shotgun sequence and encodes:
- the SAMD10 gene encoding sterile alpha motif domain-containing protein 10 isoform X1; translation: MQLLQEEGAQSITVGPQAMAAPHIPVLTCPYRMGTHHSCGRCFPRPAGPVGGSTAGEPSACLWSEPCLSVGPEFRLSMSHNHFCQTLLEHTVSAESIPCHLPGTPGTSLTWHDSRSQRAASSRPIKLLQQPGTETPQGRLYSDHYGMYHTSPSLGGLTRPVVLWSQQDVCKWLKKHCPHNYLVYVEAFSQHAITGRALLRLNAEKLQRMGLAQEAQRQEVLQQVLRLQVREEGRSLQLLSQASFGKMS
- the SAMD10 gene encoding sterile alpha motif domain-containing protein 10 isoform X3 — translated: MFTELRSKLSPPRGRAGAVRAGFGERRDVDATAHFSFCQTLLEHTVSAESIPCHLPGTPGTSLTWHDSRSQRAASSRPIKLLQQPGTETPQGRLYSDHYGMYHTSPSLGGLTRPVVLWSQQDVCKWLKKHCPHNYLVYVEAFSQHAITGRALLRLNAEKLQRMGLAQEAQRQEVLQQVLRLQVREEGRSLQLLSQASFGKMS
- the SAMD10 gene encoding sterile alpha motif domain-containing protein 10 isoform X2 codes for the protein MFTELRSKLSPPRGRAGAVRAGFGERRDVDGSVHLQTPYRAFIHSFIHNECGVPLCNRPGSRHLPPRLSFCQTLLEHTVSAESIPCHLPGTPGTSLTWHDSRSQRAASSRPIKLLQQPGTETPQGRLYSDHYGMYHTSPSLGGLTRPVVLWSQQDVCKWLKKHCPHNYLVYVEAFSQHAITGRALLRLNAEKLQRMGLAQEAQRQEVLQQVLRLQVREEGRSLQLLSQASFGKMS